Below is a window of Impatiens glandulifera chromosome 2, dImpGla2.1, whole genome shotgun sequence DNA.
ATTCATTCCAATATTTTTgtacaatgtttttttttctgtgTGTGTTTCAGCAACAAGGTCATTCTTCTCTCTTTCAGCATTCAGGGGGGGCAGCAAATGAAACTAGGGAGAAAGGGTGTGGTAAAATTGCATCAAGAAACCTTACAAAGACAAACGTATGTTGGTCATTCATATTGTTATAGCTTCTTAAAGGCGAATTTCCTGTCTCTTTGTACTCTACTTGTTTAACTGAGAAATAGGAAATTAGTAAAATTTAGTGCTTTATATAATACCAACCAAGATTACTTCTTGACCCCAAGAGTATTGTGCAGAGaagctattattattattattattattattattatgattattaataccatcatcaatcatcaatcatcatctGGAACTTGAATTCAGATTAGAAGCATATCTAAATTCAGTGTgtataataatactataatagTTAAGATAAGAAGAATGTAAATGAGTTGCAGTGATTAAGAAAAGATGATATAGATGGTTGTTGACATATAACAAATGAAATATTTGTTAGTGAAAGAAGAGTCATAATAAGCAACTAGCTAACTAACTAGATGTTGACTAGAAAATAGTTGGTCAACAAACAGAGAGACAGACTGACTCCACCAATATTACTACTAGAGGAAATACTATGTGTATATTTGTTGTTGTTCAACATTTCATGACTTGACATCTGATAAGTTTCTTGACATCGGATTGTTTGAGAGGCTTTAGCATAAACATTTGAGCTCCTTCCTCGAGACATCTGCCATTTTTATGGGCAAAAGAGTCAGAAacactaaattattattaatatgtaaaaGCTTTTTAAAGTGTTGTGTTTTGGGTAGTAACTTGTTAATCCGAGTGGGAACATTCTCGGATGACATGACGACGACTGGTACCTCCTTcattgaatttgattcctataAATTCATAATGGataagtaaataaatacaaataaataaaagtaggTTATAAATAATGGGTGGTTggttcaataattaattaattaccttaacCTTCTTGAGTAACTCATAGCCAGTCATTCCTGGCATGCAGTAATCTGTAATGATCATATTCACCTTTGAACCATCACCAACCTGTGTTATTGTTGTTGTTCGTGTTCAATCAATCAATGAATAGAATATTGAAAACAATAATACGCATGAATGAGTAGAAGAAGTTTGACCTGCAAATTGGTATTCTGATGCTCCCCCAACCCTAAAAACTCCAATGCCATCAACCCATTCTCAGCCGTAGTGACtgtagaaagaaagaaagaagatggGCAAAAAACATTCACATGCAGAGAGCAGAAGaagaacaaataaaatcattaaatccAAATGAAAAGGAGGGGTAAAATTAAGCAGCCCTCCTCAATCCTCATCCTCCATATGAACGTGTACTTACTTACTACGCCTAAAACCCTAGTACAACAACAGAGCAGAACAGAAGATCTCATCATCCATCGGTCGGGGgcaacataagaattggaagagaggaggaggaggaggaggaggaggaggaggaggaggagaagaagggataaattaataattacctTTGCAACTGGAGTTCTTGAGTAATTTCTCAATGAGCTTCCGATCGATGATACTGTCATCAACTGCTAATACATGAGGCTGCTGTTGGTGGTGGTTCCCAAAATCCATCGCCATTCCTCCTTTAGATGATGACAATGAAATAGAATCGGAAGAAGAAGCATCCATTTCCGCCCGCAGAGAGATGTTTGAAGGAAGGAAGAGGAATATTGAAATGAAGAAGAGAGAATTGAAATGAATAAAGGAAGGGGGGAGTCACAGATATTTCGTGATCCCTTTAAGTACGCTGGATTCGATGCAGTTCTCAATGCTCATGCTTATATggttttctcttttctctttctctctctatatacaTATAGATATGATAGATACATACGTGCATgcatacaatacaatacaatttCTAGCTCAGATCAGCAGTAGCAGCAGCAGGATCAAATATTAACGTCAGTATCTGCCCCTTCCCCCTTCCAAATCTTCTCATATCACTTATTATACCCTCATCTCCCTCTTTATTCTTTatcaacatttatttatttatttatttatttataatcgaCCAACTTACCACATTATTCATTCATTATATGCCCTTCTCCcctattaaattaatcaatttattaacttattatttcattattttcattttcgGACTCCCTTTCACACCCACCAATATAATATGCatccttctctctctctctctcttttggtttaggattttcttttaattatattatatgttcACTATTTCTACTTTTATTTGCTTTTTacagatttatttaaatatcaaattctttTATAAGAAATCCACctctcaaacaaacaaacaaggaCTATACTTTAAGAAGTAAAAACAATATgagattttatgttttattttcgGAAATTCAAGATTCAGATTTGCTGTCACAtgcactaaaataaaaataagatattgcttttttttttttataaaaaaataaataataagattctCTATAAAAAGATATGATCCATATTACAATAATGCCATTAAATTATGAagtatatataagtataaatggTTAATAGTTCCCCAGTAATTTGAAATGGGTAAATTAAACATGtattaaaatcttaataattataatattaatcaatttagAAGGGTTTGGATTTTTTATTCCCCACTCACTTACAGATAGATCATGGGATAAATggaatcaatcaaattattaatctcaaattaattcaaacatcCAATTAAGCAAGTACGGCCTTATCAATCcgtataatattaatatactaCACAAGATTATTTAGTAAGCAAACACTCTGTCAAGAtcatcctatatatatatatatttctatctCTTTCACATACACaggtttaatttaatttaatttatattatttttggattttattttcaGTCTCAATCAAATAAATCTAAAAGgtcaaagattttttttagtttcatacccatatataattattagtatAAGAAGAGGTTATTAATCTTGATTGAATAAGGTAGTTAAAATCTCCTATTGactaaatacaaatattaccaataaattttagattttatttatttatttttcacaatcAAATATCTGGTGAAAAGAGCAAAATTGAAAATGGGACATATATGTCTAGTGTGTGTCATTGAATCATTGATATGAATTATGTACTGTTGAAATTGAGTTGATGGGTCAGGCCCAAATTAAATAGGCCCAATTAACTAAAGTGTCAAAGgcttaagtttgttaagtttgttaagttagttaggacaagttgtttatatatatatgagtaattcaCACAAGAATGTAAGAGATTTTGAGAGGTgtgattgatatatatgaaaaacGAGGTGTAACTGAAACGTTTAATTGTGATAGTGGAATCGAGTTCGTAACAGAGCTCGACGGAGACGTAGACCATCTTTTTTGGGTcgaactccgatatcaaatcttgtgttgttttaTTGGTTTCTTGCTGTTATATTTCTTAGTTCTTTGATTGATTAGGAGGGAAATTCCctacagtggtatcagagctcggTTTGGGCAAGATTAGAATCAATCTTGAAGAATCTTGAAGAATCTTGAAAAGGTCTTTAATGCTGGCTAGTGATACGGATAAGGAAGATTCCGGCTCAGGCACAGAAGAAGACAAAGTGGACAAGGTTCAATATTATACAAGAAAGAGATCAACACAGAAAACGGCACCTTGGGAATTCCAGTGGCAGTCCATCTCAAGCATGAAGACGGACATTGACAAGTTCGATGGCAATGGAGATTTTCGCATTTGGCAGCGGAAAATCAGGGCTCTCTTGGCACAGCAGCATCTTCTGCGAACTCTAGAAGAACCAGTCTCGTGGCCAATGGAGATGAATAAAGATCAAAAGATCGAGATGACAGAGACAGCGATTGGTACAATCATTTTCCATCTCTCAGATTCTGTAATTCGGTTGATAGACAATGAGAAGACTCCGGCATCGATGTGGAGGCGCCTAGACGAGCTGTTCCAATCCAAATCTTTGATTAACAAGATTTACTTGAAGGAAAGGCTGTTCAGTTACAAGATGATGCAAGAAAAGACTCTTACTCAAAATCTTGATGAGTTCTTGAAACTCAATATCGAGTTGGCAAACTCAGGCGAGAACGAAGCAAAGAGCAATGAAAACCAGGCAATAATAATCCTCAACTCTCTTCC
It encodes the following:
- the LOC124923608 gene encoding two-component response regulator ARR17-like, whose product is MDASSSDSISLSSSKGGMAMDFGNHHQQQPHVLAVDDSIIDRKLIEKLLKNSSCKVTTAENGLMALEFLGLGEHQNTNLQVGDGSKVNMIITDYCMPGMTGYELLKKVKESNSMKEVPVVVMSSENVPTRINKCLEEGAQMFMLKPLKQSDVKKLIRCQVMKC